In Brassica rapa cultivar Chiifu-401-42 chromosome A06, CAAS_Brap_v3.01, whole genome shotgun sequence, a single window of DNA contains:
- the LOC103874373 gene encoding LOW QUALITY PROTEIN: protein RRC1 (The sequence of the model RefSeq protein was modified relative to this genomic sequence to represent the inferred CDS: substituted 1 base at 1 genomic stop codon) → MSSFSITRKKTPFQKHREEEEARKKKKEEYETARPYQNSWSPFKATMRLSLLIEVAPLTPATSTRLIPKGDTLQRWRTEPYIMITGSGRWIPPPRPVTKSLEHDKESTDTYAAGRSRREEVERTLTDPQRDEFEDMLRALTLERSQIKEAIGFALDNADAAEEVVEVLTESLTLNETSIPTKVARLLLVSDILHNSSVPVKNASAYRTKFEAALPDIMESFNDLYRSITGRITAEALKERVLKVLQVWADWFLFLDAYIYGLRATFLRSGTSGVTSFHSLCGDEPEIEKKGSIDNLSDIINPDTALAVGKGAARQELMDLPISEIXRRCRQNGLSLVGGRVVMVARLLSLEDTEKQRGYEAVDEIPKYPQDHSSWGEVKNECEVIRNSYAEVQMKEPMTISISQPELKAFVEKEKNDLILTASKWAREDDETDDVQKKSYSPGSDNTGGVTFKVQIKRKKLIRIQRGQQKPAFNCREINCRAQGKA, encoded by the exons ATGAGTTCTTTCTCCATCACCCGTAAGAAAACTCCATTCCAGAAacacagagaagaagaagaagccaggAAGAAGAAG AAAGAGGAGTATGAGACGGCTCGTCCGTATCAGAATTCGTGGAGTCCTTTCAAGGCGACAATGCGACTAAGTCTTTTGATCGAGGTGGCACCATTAACCCCAGCGACAAGCACAAGGTTGATTCCGAAG GGTGACACACTTCAAAGGTGGAGAACGGAGCCGTATATCATGATAACTGGTAGTGGAAG ATGGATACCGCCACCGCGGCCTGTAACTAAGAGCCTGGAGCATGACAAAGAGTCAACAGACACATATGCAGCGGGAAGAAGCAGG CGAGAGGAAGTTGAGAGGACTCTGACCGATCCTCAAAGGGATGAGTTCGAGGACATGTTGCGTGCTCTAACTTTAGAAAGGAGTCAAATAAAAGAAGCTATAGGATTTGCTTTAGATAATGCAGATGCAGCGGAAGAG GTTGTTGAAGTTTTGACGGAGTCCCTGACCCTGAATGAGACATCAATTCCGACTAAAGTTGCTAGACTCCTGCTTGTGTCTGATATTCTTCATAATAGCAGCGTACCTGTTAAAAATGCATCTGCATACCGAACTAAGTTCGAGGCAGCACTGCCCGATATAATGGAAAGCTTCAATGATCTGTACCGGAGCATAACCGGAAGAATTACTGCTGAGGCTCTAAAA GAACGGGTTCTCAAAGTACTGCAGGTATGGGCAGATTGGTTTCTGTTTTTAGACGCATACATATATGGACTACGTGCCACATTTCTTCGATCAGGGACCTCTGGTGTTACTTCATTTCATTCTCTGTGCGGTGATGAACCTGAAATAGAGAAGAAAGGTTCCATTGATAATTTGAGCGATATTATCAATCCAGATACTGCACTGGCAGTAGGCAAAGGCGCTGCAAGGCAAGAGCTGATGGATTTACCAATTTCTGAGATTTAGAGACGCTGCCGGCAGAATGGACTGTCTCTTGTAGGGGGCAGAGTAGTGATGGTCGCTCGGCTGCTAAGCCTTGAAGATACAGAGAAACAACGCGGCTATGAAGCAGTGGATGAAATTCCAAAGTATCCGCAAGACCATTCAAGCTGGGGAGAAGTTAAGAATGAGTGCGAGGTTATCAGAAACAGCTATGCAGAGGTTCAAATGAAAGAGCCTATGACAATATCAATCTCACAGCCTGAGCTGAAAGCCTTTGTAGAAAAAGAGAAGAATGACCTTATATTGACAGCTTCAAAATGGGCTAGAGAGGATGACGAAACTGACGATGTACAAAAGAAGAGCTACTCTCCAGGAAGCGACAATACTGGTGGGGTAACTTTTAAAGTACAAATCAAACGAAAGAAGCTTATCAGGATCCAACGAGGGCAACAGAAACC TGCTTTTAACTGCAGAGAAATCAATTGTAGAGCGCAAGGAAAAGCCTGA
- the LOC117126144 gene encoding uncharacterized protein At4g04775-like encodes MSAASSSTTGGRRRIRTPGIPSRCWCGVGVTEIISRSNPNPYRRYYRCLFAASQRLENDNHVFKWVDEAFTDEIQQLNYQVRMLEEEVQSLKATIRNEGDIREGPKKMPMIKISGGCVLLTIVLVVGIMMYKK; translated from the exons ATGTCCGCCGCTTCATCTTCCACGACCGGTGGTCGGAGACGGATACGAACTCCGGGGATACCTAGTAGGTGTTGGTGCGGGGTGGGCGTCACCGAGATTATCTCCAGAAGCAATCCAAACCCATATCGCCGGTATTATCGGTGTCTCTTTGCGGCTTCACAAAGG CTCGAGAACGACAATCATGTCTTCAAATGGGTTGACGAAGCCTTCACCGATGAGATACAGCAGCTGAACTACCAAGTTCGAATGCTCGAAGAAGAAGTTCAGAGTCTCAAAGCAACAATAAGGAATGAAGGAGATATCCGCGAAGGTCCCAAAAAGATGCCCATGATAAAGATATCAGGAGGTTGTGTTCTTCTTACCATCGTTTTAGTTGTAGGAATTATGATGTACAAAAAGTAA